aaaaaagaaaagaatatatatatatatatcaactagtttatttatttttaaatatggtttACCTTGCGGCAGCTGCTAATTTTGTTCTTCAGAGCAGCCTTAGCACGGGACTGGCGCCGCCTGATGATTCCATGGTACTGCTTCGAGTTCACAAAGATGGTATCATCTTCTTCTGTCTCCATCTTTAGAGGCAGCATGACCCGGCCTGGAGATATCTGAGATCCATAGCCTGAAACAACTCCATAGTACGGTTCCACATGATCAGGATGCTTTGTGTAGATCTACATGGAAACGCCGAAATACTCAGGAACAATATAAAAGACTTGTTATGTTTTAAGAACATGAAAACTGCACCGTTGGCTGAGCAAATCCAAACTCGAAGCAGGCCGGTTGCACGGTGAAAGCAGCATGAGGCTTTGACACATCTATTGAACTCTTACCACCACCTTAATAAAATTAGCAAAGTTACctttagaaaaacatttatattcatTCAAGAAGATTCCATAAGAGTTTTATTTACGTACCAGGTGAGAACGTCAAGAGAGTTGCAGAGCTTTGTTTATCCACACCTTGCTCTGACTTCGTCTCTGGAGTAACTACCTTAACTCCGGCTAATGAGTCAGAAGACAGGCTCTCCGTAGTCAACGCCGGAGATCCAAAAGCAATATTCCACAAACAAGAAATCTGTGGAGGCGGCGAGAAATGCTCCTCTCTCTCCTTGCGGTACTCAGTTTGCATAGTTTAAATGTCCAAAGTCTAGTGGAAAGAGGTCAAAGATCTGTTCAACAAGATCAAAGAAAGTCACAACTAAAACTTTTATCAGCTATAACAAGATCTCCAAAAGAAACTCAAGGATCCTAAGGTAGAAACCGACCAAATCTCACAATAACAAATCCATATTGGGACGTAGTACTTTTCCATGTAAATCAGACATGGTCGGATAGAAATGTTCTTTAAAAATCAGACATAGTCGGATAGAAATGTTCTTTGGAATAATTTATCTACCGATCGAAACTTGGTTTAATTAATCATTTgccagaaaaatatatatatttggacaAAATAAACATAGAAAACTTACCACAAGGACTGTGAGActgagagagagaaagcttaAGATTCCTATGTGTTGGGAGCCATGTCGGttctaaaaaagaaagaaagattgagagagagagagtgttgaTGGGTGAACAACTAAACTGCAAGTGTTATGTAAACTAATGATAGCAGCTCCAGCAACCAATCACCTTCAACTTTCATGCTGagtatttttaatgttttttttttctattaggTGACACATTATAATAGACAAAATTATTGCTCTTGTTAACTGTAGCAACGTTGGCTTGACGTGCCCTCTCCACAAGCTACAATGATCCCACTTCATATCTTTCCACTTTCATCCCCCATCTCCATTAACTAACAGTACTATGTTGTCTTCAAGTTCGGTTTTTGTtcccataataataataataaaaaggagttaaatctcatttttatttacaaattatattacTGTATATTGTAGCTACACTGTAACTGTAACTGTATAACGAAAGTTTCAATGTTGAAAAGAAATCGAGAAGATTGGTAAAGAATAATTCAAGTTTTAACATCACGTACTGAAGTCCAATACAATCTAGGGCCGGAGACTCGGTTGGGTAATTACTTAGTCGGATTAAAACTGGCCCATTAAATCGGCCCAATTTAACATCATCATCACTTCTTAATTTGACACAATTATTTCAAACTTATCTGCTATTCTAGGTTGTATCTACCCTAAATTCTTCTTTCTGTAACAGGCTTTCATATTTAATACAGAAAATGAAGGAAAAATATTACAAGCCTTGATGGGCTAGTATTAATATGGGCCAGTTAAACAAACCCATCAAGAAAATAGGGAAGACACATATAGAAAGAAGTCCAAAGCTCATAACATAACCATAGACACAAGAGAAGAATAGGCCCCATAGTGTAGGACGAAGAATCTCTTCACCATATGAGTTGAAGGAAATAAATCTaccctttttttctttgatagCCTGTCTACATGATTGGTGTTAGATCTTTACACGTGTCCGGCATCCTTGATGCGTGGACCTATCTATGTAGCCCGGTTCCTTTTATCTGGGCCGCTGGTCCTTTTAGTTTCTCTGGTTTGGTCCGTGGTTTTGGGCTTTTGTTTGTGTATGTTGGTGGGCTTCGGCCATGTTTCTGGGCTTAGtctctttttaatataaaaaacttgATGGACAAAAAAAACCCGTCTATCTCTTATAGTTTTATGAACTAGTAAAAATGAAAAGGGAAAATCccattaaaaacatttaaagtgGTCATGATTTTCAATTTAAACCTTCAAATTTTAGATTTCCATAATAAACTTTCAAATTACTAATACTCTTAGCAAAAACAATGTAAATGGCTTAACTATTTCTTTATTATTATGTTGGACAAAATTATAAACACCTTTGACTTGATGATTAATTCCGTTTGTTTTACTTAAACATAtactttattaaattttgttttttaataatttttttcattgtcTCCTCTTTACTGCaatgtaaacaaataaaatttatcataataaaaaattcatatacgaaaatatatcaatataaaattattttagaatttttgtttttttgttagcaaaaattcataataatatgTGTGTTTAAACATATTGTTAAGTACAAGATGAGCTTTTCAAATTGCAAAGGGAAAACATTTATTTAGGGTAATTCatgcaaacaaaaacacaagtTTAAGACACAACAAGAAACATGACCAAAGCATGAACAAACCAACAAAAACTAGAAATATGAAATGAGAATGCAAAGACACAACAACAACTTTATTTCAAGAGACATTAGTTTCATTAGGCATTGTCTGCACCACCAGACTTGTTGCTCTCTCCTTCGTCTGACTCCATGTACTTCTTATCGTCATCATACGGTTCCATGTTCAGGTTAAATTGAGATGACATATGAGTCCCATCGCCATGTTTTTGAACTTTTGGATTATCCAAAAACCACTTGTCCATTAAATAGACACTTCCCCTTCCCATCGGGCGGAAACAAGGTTCCAGTTCAGGTGCAACATCCTTAGCCTTTGGGATCTCATCTCCAAGAAATGGCTCGTCGACCCTTGTATAAGGATGTTCCGTACCTAACTCTCTTGTCAAACCCGTGATTTTCTTACTTGCATATGACTTTAAATTCTCAATCTCGGTTTGAGAAAAATCAGCCAGCATTCTACCATTTTGGAGTTGGAGCATGAGATGATCCATCTCTAACTCCTCGACTACCTTCCGAGAATGCTCTAGTTTCTTCTCGATCTTCTTGGTATTGGTCTTGATGTATGACTCTTGATCATCCGCATTCTTGTTCCTCTCATTTTCCGGTAATGCTTCAAAACGCTCGATGAGAGATTTAGCCTCCTCCTGAGGTGGCCACGCCACAAGCTTACCATCATCACGGTTCAAAAAGGTCAAGCATGCACTCGTATCACACAAGATGGTTAGTTCTTCAACCATTTTCATCAATTCTTTCATCCTCTGCTGGCAAACAATGTTTCTTTTCTTTCGATCCTCGATCCAAGCAAACTTCAGTTTTGGTCTTGCCATATGGCCGccgtttttagttttatatttgtgaTGTTGAAATAGACATGCACTTGTAATCTTAGAGCACCTCCAACGGGGGTCCGTGCGGAGTCCTTAGAGACTAATCTTGTGATTAacgaaatataataataatatttagccAAACATCAGTAAGGATCAGTCCGTAAATAACAGGCAGAAGGACTTGATCCTTAAGGCACGTGTCTGTACAGGAGAGGCTGTTGTGTTTTGTCTTGCGTTTGTGTTTGTTGTTGTCAGCGAGTTCGTTATCACTGGTGATAATCTTGTCTCTAAGTGCCCTACCTGGTCATGGTTAGTTCCAATATTGATACCCACTTGTTAGATTTCACCAATCAAGTGTAAAGCTTTATCAAGTTCTTGGGTTTTAGGTGACATGGGATTTGGGTATGATCTATGTAAcaaaattgtttctttttttttttgcaatcaGGGAAGCTGGTGATCCAAGCAAAAGAAAGCAATACTTGCCTTCAGAGAAACAATTTCTGATTACTAGGAATGGTGAAGTAGAGCTCTTTTCTGTTCAATTTAAAGTTTTTTGATTGTGCATCTGCTCTTGCGCTTCGCACCTCACGCAATGGTTATCTCTCTGCCCTCCAACTCCGTTTTCAGTTCCCTTGTTTTTCTATGTACCAATCTTCTAGTTTTGAGTATATAAAGATTTATGTCAATTACAGTTTCTATTGTCTATTGTAATCCGAGCGTTTTGCAGATGGGCTTTTGAGTTGTTGATCTCTGAGTCTTGTCATTGTCATTCATGAAAGTTTAATCTTTGTTCTTACCTTACATATATAAGTGTTTGTTCCCGTAGGAAGAACTATGGCTGTGAAGTT
The sequence above is drawn from the Raphanus sativus cultivar WK10039 chromosome 7, ASM80110v3, whole genome shotgun sequence genome and encodes:
- the LOC108815942 gene encoding nuclear transcription factor Y subunit A-10 isoform X2; the protein is MQTEYRKEREEHFSPPPQISCLWNIAFGSPALTTESLSSDSLAGVKVVTPETKSEQGVDKQSSATLLTFSPGGGKSSIDVSKPHAAFTVQPACFEFGFAQPTIYTKHPDHVEPYYGVVSGYGSQISPGRVMLPLKMETEEDDTIFVNSKQYHGIIRRRQSRAKAALKNKISSCRKPYMHHSRHLHAMRRPRGSGGRFLNAKKADAALQSKPSTSQCSEVFHPKNGTIVSDSDVTSMDHFLSSSVHSNVSNMVMPSKWIAAAMDILKI
- the LOC108815942 gene encoding nuclear transcription factor Y subunit A-10 isoform X1, whose product is MQTEYRKEREEHFSPPPQISCLWNIAFGSPALTTESLSSDSLAGVKVVTPETKSEQGVDKQSSATLLTFSPGGGKSSIDVSKPHAAFTVQPACFEFGFAQPTIYTKHPDHVEPYYGVVSGYGSQISPGRVMLPLKMETEEDDTIFVNSKQYHGIIRRRQSRAKAALKNKISSCRKQPYMHHSRHLHAMRRPRGSGGRFLNAKKADAALQSKPSTSQCSEVFHPKNGTIVSDSDVTSMDHFLSSSVHSNVSNMVMPSKWIAAAMDILKI
- the LOC108815229 gene encoding agamous-like MADS-box protein AGL80, producing the protein MARPKLKFAWIEDRKKRNIVCQQRMKELMKMVEELTILCDTSACLTFLNRDDGKLVAWPPQEEAKSLIERFEALPENERNKNADDQESYIKTNTKKIEKKLEHSRKVVEELEMDHLMLQLQNGRMLADFSQTEIENLKSYASKKITGLTRELGTEHPYTRVDEPFLGDEIPKAKDVAPELEPCFRPMGRGSVYLMDKWFLDNPKVQKHGDGTHMSSQFNLNMEPYDDDKKYMESDEGESNKSGGADNA